ttcagcaaattaattgtttcagtattcagattttagaattcagattcagttttatcaaacggaacctaaCTGTTCAACAGATGAATAGTTCACTACCAAATAAGAAGAATATATTTGTGATGAAGTTGTAGTATTTAATTAGTTAGGAAAATATATCTGGGAATGTTTATTGGGCTTTTTAAGCCAAGCTTTGTCCAACACGAGCTCCGTCTATTTGAGTTTTTAGATGTTTGATCGGAGCTTAGCTCTTTAAAACTCACAATCTTTATACTAAATTAGGACTGAAACATAAATCAAACTATATGATACTCGAATTGAATTCAGTTTAATAAGAAATTGTTCGAACTTGATTCACTAGCTAACCAAATTAAACTTGAATAACACTTTATAGTCGATGAACTTTCAAGTTTGGTTCGAGTCAAATGACCTGAGTTTAGCTCATTAAAACTCACAATCTTTATGCTCAATTAGGATTGAAAGGTGAACTAAATTAGTTGGCACTCAAATCAAGTTTAAGTTGGTGACAGTTCGTTCGAATTTGATTAGTCAAGCTAAACTCGACCAACACTGTATATTCAATGAACTTTCAATTATTCACAATAGAAAATTACACCAATTGTCCTTCATATATTTACCAATGGTAAATTTTATTCGTCACATCTAaaacaaaatattttactttttcACTAAATTCATATATGCACCTTTTTGCTAAAAAATGCTCGTACTGAGCAACCAAATCAATCAATTACTACTTACCAATTAATTTGCTAGTTGCAGCATTTGCATAAAACTTATTTCTATCGCTGAACCTGCATACAACAACTCAACCAAATATACACGTACGAATCATTTTGGCAAGGAAAGACTTTTGGAATTTGAAAAACCATTCTGATATGATATCCCAACTAGTATTTTGAGAAATCCACTCATAGCATTTATTTGACACAAATTAATTGGTTTATTTCTATTTAACGCTCATAATTAGTTGCATAATTGATGGTTTTGACAATAAAATATGGTCGCTGCTCCAGATTCTCTCAATGGTTCATGGCCCGAATTTTATATCATttagaatttgatgtaattttttttcccgAATGAATTAACTAATCATGGGATGAACAGAAGATTGTACAAGATTTCATTCCAAATATCAGGAACACCCCCTACGCACCAATGCAAGCAATCCATTCCACTCCTTCCATCCTGCCCATAAATGGAAGGATGCCCATCTTTGCGAAACTGCGAAAGATGTGTTATATCCAACAATGTCACGGGCTTCTTGATTAAGCTCAATGCCTCCTTCTGCAACCCTAAAGCTGGCGGCAACCTTCCTGGATATACAGAGCCTAGCACTGGCTCCGTTTGGTCTGCACAGTTCCTCGCTTCGGGTTGGTTCCAATCCCTGCCACTGTTTGTTGCCAAAATAAGCCCACAAAAAACATTCTCAAAAGTAGAATTTTTGTAACATAATCGCAAATACAGATTAATATGGCCTAATATGAATAGCCACCAGCAACATGGTCTAGTTGAAATCGCGTCCAATcctgaattaaaaaaaaaggggagggACTAAATCCGCACCCCTCCATCTTAAATGCGCATACAACGCAACTTTTAATACTTACGATACAAGTTATCAATGCTCATACTAGAGGTCATTAATGTATTAAGGCTGTGGATTTAGACTATAAATATAGTAAGGTGCTCACTCGTAATGTGATGGAGAAACCAGTTGAAAGAACAGCCTGGTCTTAGCAGGATCCATGTCGCTGTCTACCCACTGACCCCATGTACCAAGTGCCCTCTTGAGGGCAATATTTCGGTCGATGTCTTTCAATATCTTGTCTCCCACTTTAACAAATTGccacctaaaaatgaaattataaaATTCACCCAGTTAAGATGCATAAAGCTTCTCAGAGATGGAGTGATCAAAGAGGTGCAATTGAGATGGTAGAGAATCAGACTACTAACGGTTGTTTGGTTCCCCTGTAATACCACCATTGGTAGGTGTTGAAGAGGAGCACTTCATTCTGTCTCCATAGATTTGCTTTCTCAGCCACTGAGTCTAGTATCAACAACGTACCATTCTCTGTGGCTATTAAATCCACCAGAAATGGATTCAAATCGTACTTCACTTTTACTCCAAAGTCCTAATAATgtcattacaaaaaa
Above is a genomic segment from Coffea eugenioides isolate CCC68of chromosome 5, Ceug_1.0, whole genome shotgun sequence containing:
- the LOC113771895 gene encoding protein trichome birefringence-like 41; the encoded protein is MQQTATFSVMDVGFLIHPTHSTIHLHVPSYSVSLTAREMAGRTRSTSVTGGNLRAAGWQVPGIKYNRTRVGSISTVTFLDFGVKVKYDLNPFLVDLIATENGTLLILDSVAEKANLWRQNEVLLFNTYQWWYYRGTKQPWQFVKVGDKILKDIDRNIALKRALGTWGQWVDSDMDPAKTRLFFQLVSPSHYDGRDWNQPEARNCADQTEPVLGSVYPGRLPPALGLQKEALSLIKKPVTLLDITHLSQFRKDGHPSIYGQDGRSGMDCLHWCVGGVPDIWNEILYNLLFIP